Genomic segment of Sulfitobacter sp. S190:
GTCAAACAGGGAATCCGTCAGGGTGAACTGGAACCCGCAGTCTGGATCGGCGCCACTGGCCGCGCGCACGTCCTCGCGGATGATATTTGCAGTGCAGGTTTCCAGCAGCGTGTCACCGGCAAACAGGCCTACGGCTTGGTTGCCCTTGCGGCTTTCGCGGTGCACGACCCAGCCCCGGATGGCGTTTTCGTCGGATGGCCCGTCGACATACCCGCGGTAGGGGCCTTGCAGACGGCGACGCTTCAGCGCATCCGCGGCCCGTTTTGTGAATGCGACTGTATCCTTGATACGACGTTCCAGCATGCCTGCCATGTCAGCCCCTCGGATCAGGATTTAGCAGCGTCGTAGTCGCTGCGCGCCATCATCCGGGCGAGCTCCTTGACATCGACCTGTGGCACCCAGCCCAATCCATCGCGGGCCTTGCTTGCGTCACCGATCAGCAGATCCACCTCTGCGGGGCGGTAGAATTTGGGATTGACCCGCATCACCAGCTTGCCGGTCTTGCGATCTGTTGCGGTTTCGGCCTCGCCGTCCCCCTGCCAGTCCAGATCCATGCCCATTTCTTCGGCCGCATAGGTAAAGAAGTCACGGATCGTGGTGGTTGTGCCGGTGGCCAGTACATAGTCGTCGGCCGTGTCCTGCTGCAGCATGCGCCACATGCCGTCGACATAATCCCCCGCAAACCCCCAGTCCCGTTTTGCATCCATATTGCCCAGCTCTACCGGCGCATCGCCGCCCCGTGCCAGCGCGGCCAGACCCAGCGTGATCTTGCGTGTCACGAATTCCTTGCCGCGCAGAGGGCTTTCGTGGTTGAACAGGATCCCCGAGCTGGCATGCATGCCGAAACTCTCGCGGTAGTTCATGGTGATGTAATGGCCGTAAACCTTGGCCACCCCGTAGGGCGAGCGGGGGTAAAGCCGGGTGGTTTCGGATTGCGGCACTTCCTGCACCAGACCGAACATCTCGGAGGTGGAGGCCTGGTAGAACCGCGCATCGGGGCGCACCGAACGCAGCGTGTCGAGGATGCGCACCACCGCCATGCCGTCGACGTCGGCGGTGTAGATCGGCAATTCCCAGCTGGCCCCGACAAAGGACTGGGCCGCGAGGTTGTAGAATTCGTCCATCTCGATGTCGCGGACAACGCGGAAGATGTTGTTCTGCTCGGTCAGATCGAACTCGTGCAGCTGTACGTCG
This window contains:
- the gmd gene encoding GDP-mannose 4,6-dehydratase; this translates as MKKAFITGITGQDGAYLAQLLLEKGYEVHGGVRRISQPETTRLDILGIADDVQLHEFDLTEQNNIFRVVRDIEMDEFYNLAAQSFVGASWELPIYTADVDGMAVVRILDTLRSVRPDARFYQASTSEMFGLVQEVPQSETTRLYPRSPYGVAKVYGHYITMNYRESFGMHASSGILFNHESPLRGKEFVTRKITLGLAALARGGDAPVELGNMDAKRDWGFAGDYVDGMWRMLQQDTADDYVLATGTTTTIRDFFTYAAEEMGMDLDWQGDGEAETATDRKTGKLVMRVNPKFYRPAEVDLLIGDASKARDGLGWVPQVDVKELARMMARSDYDAAKS